In the Oceanibaculum nanhaiense genome, CGACAGCCATGTGGTTCTGGTGGATCTGCGCCCGAAGAAGCTGACCGGCAACATCGCCGAGAAGGCGCTGGAGCGGGCCGGCATCACCTGCAACAAGAATGGCGTGCCGTTCGACCCGGAGAAGCCGATGGTGACCTCGGGCGTGCGCCTGGGCTCGCCGGCTGCCACCACGCGCGGGTTCGGCACGGCGGAATTCCGCCAGGTCGGCGAAATGATCGGCGATGTGCTGGACGGGCTTGCGGCCAATCGGGACGATAATTCGGCGGTCGAGGATGTGGTGCGCGGGCGGGTGAAGGAGCTTTGCGCGCGCTTTCCGATCTATTCGAACCTGGGCTAAGCGGAATAAGGCCGGTCACCCTGAAAACCGGCTGGGAAACAGAGGGTCAGGGAACAGAGGGGAGTAGGGGGCAATGCGCTGTCCGTTCTGCGGGAATGACGACACGCAGGTGAAGGATTCTCGGCCAACCGAGGATAATTCTGCGATCCGACGCCGGCGCTTCTGCCCGGAATGCGGCTCGCGCTTCACGACGTTCGAGCGGGTCCAGCTGCGCGACCTGGTCGTGGTGAAGCGCAGTGGCAAGCGCGCGCCTTTCGACCGGGACAAGCTGGCCCGTTCGCTGCAGATCGCCCTGCGCAAGCGGGCGGTGGAGAATGAGCGGCTGGAGCGCGTGGTGAACTCCATCGTGCGGCGGCTGGAAAGCTCCGGCGAGACTGAGATCCCCGCGGAACAGATTGGCCTCATGGTGATGGAGGCGTTGCGTAATCTCGATCCTGTCGCCTATGTCCGCTATGCTTCCGTGTATAAAAATTTCCGTGAAGCCAAAGACTTCGAGGAGTTTGTTGGGAAGATAGATCAGGATATGGAGGCGGCCGAGGATTGACCGATCTCGCCCATATGCGCGCCGCCCTGTCCCTTGCCGAACGCGGCCTGGGGCAGGTGGCGCCCAACCCGGCGGTCGGTTGCGTCCTGGTTTCCCCTGACGGTCAGATCGTCGGCCGAGGCTGGACCCAGAAGGGCGGCCGCCCGCATGCCGAGACCGAGGCGCTGCGCCGCGCCGGCCCGCTGGCGAAGGGGGCCACGGCCTATGTCACGCTGGAACCCTGTTCGCACCACGGCAAGACCCCGCCCTGCGCCGATGCGCTGATCGAGGCCGGTATCGCCCGCGCGGTGGTTGCCCTGGAGGATTCCGATCCACGGGTGGCAGGGCGCGGCATTGAACGGCTGCGCGCGGCCGGTATCCCGGTCGATGTCGGCCTTTGCGCGGATGAAGCACGCCAGCTGAATGAGGGGTTTTTCCTGAAGGTTGAGCAGGGCAGGCCGCTGGTCACGGTGAAACTCGCCAGCTCGCTCGACGGCAACATCGCCACCCACACCGGCGACAGCAAATGGATCACCGGGCCGGAGGCGCGCCGCCGCGCGCATCTGCTGCGCGCCACGCATGACGCCATTCTGGTTGGCAGCAATACGGCGCTCTCCGACGATCCAGAACTCACCTGCCGCCTGCCGGGGCTTGCCGAGCGCTCGCCGATCCGGATCGTGGCGGATGGCCGGCTGCGGCTGCCGCTGACCAGCCGGCTGGTGGCGACGGCATCCCAGGTGCCGACCTGGCTGTGCACGCGGCAGGGGAACGATCCGGCGCGGCTCGACGCTTACCGTGATCTCGGGCTTGAGGTGATCGAACTGCCGGCCGAGGGGGACAATCCGCTCGACGTCGTGGCGCTGATGCAGGCGCTGGGTGCACGCGGCGTCACGCGGCTGCTGGTGGAAGGTGGCGGTGCTGTGATCGCGGCCCTGCTGCAGCATGATCTGATCGACCGGCTGGTCTGGTTCCGCGCCGGCCTCGCCCTCGGTGGCGACGGCGTGCCGGCCATTGCCGGCCTGGGGCTGGAGCGGGTGGCGGACGCCCCGAAATTCATGCGCACCGATGCCCTCGCGGTGGGGGCGGACATGATGGAGTGCTTCGCGCGCAACCCCATCCCGCGCGCTTAGGCGTTGCCATCCCGGCCCATGGCCCATATATCAGCAGTAATACGACGTTCTCAGGGCGGGGTGAAACTCCCCACCGGCGGTAAGCAGGTTCGTCCTGCAAAGCCCGCGAGCGCCCGGCCGCATGGCCGGGGTCAGCAGATCCGGTGAGATGCCGGAGCCGACGGTTAAAGTCCGGATGGGAGAGAGCGGGTATCGTCCGTCGGTGACGCGGTTTGCGCGTGCCGTCGCTTTCCCGTTTCGCCCTGATTGCGCGCTGACCTGTTTTACGAAGGAAGCCGCCATGGATCAGGGCCCGGTCCCGAGCCATAAAGCCACCGCCCGTCCCGCTTCTGGGGGCATGTGATGTTCACCGGCATCGTCACCGATATCGGCCGTGTCGCTGCCATCCGTACGGATGGCGATACGGTGCTGACCATCGAAACCGCCTATGCGCCCGAGGGCATCGATCTCGGCGCCTCCATCGCCTGTTCCGG is a window encoding:
- the nrdR gene encoding transcriptional regulator NrdR is translated as MRCPFCGNDDTQVKDSRPTEDNSAIRRRRFCPECGSRFTTFERVQLRDLVVVKRSGKRAPFDRDKLARSLQIALRKRAVENERLERVVNSIVRRLESSGETEIPAEQIGLMVMEALRNLDPVAYVRYASVYKNFREAKDFEEFVGKIDQDMEAAED
- the ribD gene encoding bifunctional diaminohydroxyphosphoribosylaminopyrimidine deaminase/5-amino-6-(5-phosphoribosylamino)uracil reductase RibD; translated protein: MRAALSLAERGLGQVAPNPAVGCVLVSPDGQIVGRGWTQKGGRPHAETEALRRAGPLAKGATAYVTLEPCSHHGKTPPCADALIEAGIARAVVALEDSDPRVAGRGIERLRAAGIPVDVGLCADEARQLNEGFFLKVEQGRPLVTVKLASSLDGNIATHTGDSKWITGPEARRRAHLLRATHDAILVGSNTALSDDPELTCRLPGLAERSPIRIVADGRLRLPLTSRLVATASQVPTWLCTRQGNDPARLDAYRDLGLEVIELPAEGDNPLDVVALMQALGARGVTRLLVEGGGAVIAALLQHDLIDRLVWFRAGLALGGDGVPAIAGLGLERVADAPKFMRTDALAVGADMMECFARNPIPRA